In Xanthomonas campestris pv. phormiicola, the DNA window CGACGCGTCCGTCGTCGTGTCGGCGCCGATCAGTTTCGATCCGGTCGCCGCCGAGCAGGAAGACTGGTCGGCCGTGGCCGAGCCGTTGCAGATCAGCACCGACACGCTGGCGTTGGAAGGCGACGCGTTGCGTTGGCACAGCGCCGATGCGTCGCCCGACCAGGCCATCGCGCATGCCGATGCCGCGCCTGCGAGCGACGAAGCGGCACCGGCCAGCTACGGTTTCGACCCGGTGGCCGCCGAATACGCCGAACTCGAATCGGCTGCCGGCCACGACGATCCGGCCCTGGTCATCGTCGACACCCCGGCCGCCGCGCCCAGCGACAACGCCCACGCCGATGTGCTGGTGATCGAGCTGGAAGATGCGCCGACCTTCGCCGAGACCACGTCCGACGAGGTCCACACTATCGTCTGGAACGACGCGCCGGCGACCCTGGCCGACGACGACAGCGATGTCGCCGCCGAACACCGCACGCCCACCATCGACCTGTCGTCGAGCGATACCGCATTCGCGCCCGAGGCCGACAGCGGCAAGGCCCCGCCCGCGCACGCTGGCGCGGCAGAGCATGCCGACGCCGAGCAGAGCCCATTCGTCGACCTGACCTGGCCGGAGCCGACCCCCGAGCCGGAAGCGCCGGCGCCCGGCGTGCACAAGGCCAGCATCCAGCCGATCGAGCTTGATGCTGCCTCCGCGGCGTTCCTCGCCGAACTCGACGCCGCTGCCGCACAGTTCGATGTCGCCGCGCTCGCCGCGCCCGAGTCCGCCGGCGCGACCGAGGCCACTGCCGACCACGCGCAAGCGCCGACCGAGGCGGTCGCGGCAGCCGAGGCGCCCGCGCCGGTCGCCATCGACGGCGGCTTCGTCGACGACGGCGGCGAGATCGATGCCGACATCCGCGAGGTGTTCCTCGAGGAATTCGACGAGGAGCTGGTCAACCTCGGCATCCTGCTGCCGGCATGGCGCGCGGCGCCGAATCACCTGGAAAGCCTGCGTCCGATCCGTCGCGTGTTCCATACCCTCAAGGGCAGCGGCCGGCTGGTCGGCGCGCGCGTGCTCGGCGAGTTCAGCTGGAAGATCGAGGGCATGCTCAATCGCGTGCTCGATGGCAGCCGCGCGGCCAGCCCGGCCGTGGTGACCATGGTCGAGCTGGCCTACGAGGTGTTGCCGCAGCTCAACGCCGCACTGCGCGGGCACGGCGCCATCCATGCCGATCTGGACGCGATCCAGGCGGTCGCCGACCGCATCGCGGCAGGCGAGGACGCCTACTATTTCGCCGCCGCGCCGGCCCCGGCCGTTGCCGCGCCGCGCGCCGGCACGCCGGCTTCGGTGGACAGCGTATTGCGCGAGATCCTCGAAGCCGAGGTCGGCACGCATCTGGAGACGGTCCGCGACTGGCTGCAGCATGCGCCGCAGCCGGCCACCGAGGCGCTGCTGCGCGCGGTGCACACGATGAGCGGTGCGTTCGCGATGACCGACGTGCCGGAAATCACCGAGGTCACCGGCCCGGCGGAAAGCTACGTGAAGCGTCTGCTGGCGTCCGCCGTGGTGCCCAGCGCCCACGGCGTGCGCGCGCTCGACGAGGCCGCGCACGCCATCGCCGCCACCATCGAGGAACTGCAGGCGCCGTCGCCGGTGATCCCGCCGTTCACGGAACTGGCGCAGCGCCTGCAGGCCCTGGTCGCCACGCTGCCGGAAGTGCAGTGGCCTTCGGTCGCGCATGGTGAGGACGACGAGGACGCGCCGCAGCCGCATGCCGATACCGGACTGGATGCGCCGTTGCTGCAGGCGGTGGAACTCACTTCGGCCGACGACCTGTCGGCATACCTGGGCGATGCCAGGCATCTCGAAGCGGCGGGCACGGACGCGGATCATGCCGCTGCGGAGCCTGTTGCCGAAAGCGCCGACGTCGACGTCGACGAATCCGTGGCGCAGGCAATCGATGCGCTGCCGACGTTCGATGATGCGCATTCGCACGCGCCCAGCGAGGAATCTGCAGACGGCACGGCATCGCCGGCGCCTGCGCTCGACGAACACGGTGCGTCCTCCAGCCAGGAAGATGGCATCGCCGTATCCGGCATTGCGCAGGACGCGGAAGCCGCTGGAGAATCGAGCGTGGTCGCCGCGGTTCCGGCCGACAGTGACAGCGAGCCCGCCGCGCTCGATGCCGACGAACAGGCACTGCTGGCTCAGGACGGCAAGCTCGACGAATTGACCGTCGACGCGCCGCTGGCCGAGCAGCGCGTGCCGGCGGACAGCGAATTGCCGCCGCCTGTGGAAGCGGCGGTCGAGACGCAGGAGCAGGATGTCGCGGCCGTCGATGGCGCGCCGCACGACGAAACGCATCATGGCCAGCGGCAGGAAGACTCGCATCGAGGCGCGCACGACCAGGCCGAGCACCCCGAAGGCGAGCTGGTTGCGGGCGAGCACGACCAGAGCGAGCACGACCAGCAGCGCGATCCGCAGGGGTATGCGTTCAATGCAGAGCCCTTGCGGCCGTCCACGCATTGGCACGGCAGCGAGCCGGTGTCGGCGAACGACGATGCCGAACCGCTGCCCGTGGCGGACGACGCTGCGCATTCCGACACCGCAGCGCATGCGCACGACGACGTGGAAACTGCAGCGCGATCGCAGCACGATGCCGTCGACCAGGACGTCGATGGCCACCCTGCACAGGCCGGCATCGAAACGCATCCGGCCGATGCCGAAGCGAACGATGCGCATGACCGCGCGTCTACGTCGCACGATGAAGACGCCGCACATGCCGCATCCGAACTCGCTGATACCGATGCCGAAGCAGCGCTTGGCGCAACGACTGATGCTGAAGCCGCGCATTCGACCGCAACGGCCGACGCGCCAGCGTCCGATGCCGGGTACGAAGGCGATGCCAGCTTTGACGCGGTGCCGGTCGAAGCGTCGTACGCCCATGAGGCGCGCGCCGAAGAGCAGCATTCGACCGACCAGGAGCATGCGCCAGCGTCCGATGCCGGGCATGAGGGCGATGCTGGTGTCGACGCAACGCCGGTCGAAGCAGCGTACGCCCATCAGGCGCACGTCGACGCAACGCAAGCGACCGACTCTGCCGACGCCGCGCCAGACCATGCGGAGCATGCGGGCGATCCGGGAGGCGTCGCGGATACGCAGGCCGAGCCTGCATACGCGGAAGCTGCCGAGCCGATCGAAACCGAAACCGAAACCGGCGACGAGCATCACCCGCCAGCCGCCGCATCCGACGAACCGGCGTTCGCCGAACCCACCCGGCACGACACCGCCTCGGCCGAATCCATCGACCTGGCCGCGGTCGATCTCGGTCCGCTGGACTTCGCCGACCTGGACCGCGAGCTGGTCGATATCTTCGTCGAGGAAGGCAAGGATCTGCTCGACCATTGCGACCGCCTGATCGCCGAACTGCGCGCCGCGCCGCAGGACCGCGACGCGCTCGCCGGCCTGCAGCGCGACCTGCATACGCTCAAGGGCGGTGCGCGCATGGCCGGGGTCAATCCGATCGGCGACCTCGGCCACGGCATCGAATCGCTGCTGGAGGCGGTGGCCGCCAACCGCACCGAACTCGATCGCAGCGACGTGCAATTGCTCGAACGCGGGTTCGACCGCCTGCATCAGTTGCTCACCCTCACCGGCACCCACCGCGCGGTGGCGATGCCGCTCGATCTGATCGGCCGCTTCGACGTGCGCACCCACGGCCGCAGCCTGCCGCTCGCCAATGACGGCATCGATGCCGCCGTCGACGCCGCCGCCGAAACCGCAACCGATGCCGACGTGGCGGCGATGATCCAGGCCGCGGTCGATCCGGCCGCGGTGCCCGCACCGGCGCCGGCGCCGCTGTCGGCGCCGCTGCCGGTGGACGGCATGCTCGACGAGGAGTCGATGATCGCGCGGCCGATGCAGGAACAGGTGCGCGTGCGCGCCGACCTGCTGGATCGCCTGGTCAACCACGCCGGCGAAGTGGCGATCTACCGCTCGCGGCTGGAGCAGCAGCTCGGCGCGTTCCGTGGCGCGATGTCCGAACTGGACCGCACCAATGCGCGATTGCGCGACCAGCTGCGCCGCCTGGACCTGGAAACCGAAGCGCAGATCGTCGCCCGCTACCAGCGCGAACAGGACCAGAGCGAGCAGAGCTTCGATCCGCTGGAGCTGGACCGCTTCTCCACGCTGCAGCAGCTCAGCCGCGCGCTGAACGAATCGGCGGCCGACCTGGGCGGCCTGCAAGGCGTGCTCGACGACCTGGCGCGCCAGTACGACGGTTTGCTGCAGCAGCAGTCACGCGTGAGTTCGGAACTGCAGGACGGGCTGATGCGCGCGCGCATGGTGCCGTTCGACGGCCTGGTGCCGCGGCTGCGACGGGTGGTGCGGCAGGCCGCCAGCGAGACCGGCAAGCAGGTGCACCTGACCCTTGAAGGCACCCACGGCGAACTCGACCGCAACGTGCTCGACCGCATGATCGCGCCGCTGGAACACATGCTGCGCAACTCGGTCGCGCACGGCCTGGAAACGCCGGAACAGCGTCGCGCCGCGGGCAAGGCGGAAGAGGGCAGCATCGCCATCCGCCTGCGCCGCGAAGGTTCGGAAATCGTGCTGGAAGTGGCCGACGACGGCGCCGGCCTCAACCGCGACGCGATCCGCCACCGCGCCGAGCAGCGCGGCCTGATCGCGATCGGCGCCGCGCTGTCCGACGAAGAACTGGATTCGCTGATCTTCGCTCCGGGCTTCAGCACCTACGACCAGGTCAGCCAGCTGGCCGGCCGCGGCGTGGGCATGGACGTGGTGCGCAACGAAGTGCGCCAGCTCGGCGGTTCGGTGGACATCCACTCGGTGTGGGGCCAGGGCGTCACCTTCACCCTGCGCCTGCCGCAGACGCTGGCGGTGACCCAGGCGGTGTTCGTGCAGATCGGCGAGACCACCTTCGCCGTGCCGGTGGCCTCGGTCAGCGGCATCGGCCGCATCAGCCGCGAGCGCTTCGAAGCGGCCAACGGCGGCTACCACTACAGCGGCGAAGAGTTCGCGCTGCACGACCTCGGCTCGCTGGTCGGCCAGGCGCCGGCGCGGGCCGAAGGGCAGGCGCAGGTGCCGCTGTTGCTGGTGCGCGCCGGCGACCTGCGCGCCGCGGTGGCGATCGACCAGGTACTCGGCAACCGCGAAATCGTGGTCAAGCCGGTCGGCCTGCAGATCGCCTCGGTGCCCGGCATCTACGGCGCCACCATCACCGGCGATGGCCGCGTGGTGGTGATCCTGGACGTCGCCCCACTGGTGCGCCGCTATCTGGCGCAGCCGGCGCGGCCGGTGCTGGAGGCGACGCCGGCCGCACAGCGGCGCGTGCCGCTGGTGATGGTGGTCGACGATTCGCTGACCATGCGCAAGGTCACCGGCCGCGTGCTGGAACGCCACAACTTCGACGTGATCGCCGCCCGCGACGGCGTCGAGGCGCTGGAGCGCCTCGAGGAACGCGTTCCCGACCTGATGCTGCTGGATATCGAGATGCCGCGCATGGATGGCTACGAACTGGCGACCGCGATGCGCGCCGACCCCCGCTATGCCTCGGTGCCGATCGTGATGATCACCTCGCGCAGCGGCGAGAAGCACCGCCAGCGCGCCTTCGAGATCGGCGTGCAGCGCTATCTCGGCAAGCCCTACCAAGAGTTGGATCTGATGCGCAACGTGTACGACCTGCTGGGGATTGCCCGTGTTCGCGAATGACGGCGAAGGTGGCGGCACCCCGGTCGCCTTGCTGGCGCGCCCCGGCCGGGCGCGCGAGCGCTTGCGCGAGGCCTTGCACCAGGTCGGCGCGGCGATCGTCCTCGAGGACGATCCCGGCGCCATCGACGCGCAGACCCTCGCCGACGCCGCGCCCGATGCGGTGCTGATCGCGCTGGAGCCGGCGATCGAGGACGCGCTGGAACGGCTGGACGCGGCGCTGGACCTGCCCGGCGTCACCGTGATCTTCGACGAGGCCGAACTGGCCGCGCGCCGCGAGGGCTGGGAAGCGCAGCGCTGGGCGCGGCACCTGGCGGCCAAGCTGCAAGGCCACCAGGACGTGCTGCCGCCCGGACGCGAGACCGACGTCGGCCTGCAGCCCGAACCTGGCCTGCCGGCGACCCCGGCGCAACTGCACGAAGGCGCGCCGATCGGCTTCCACGTCGAGGAAGCGGCCAGCTTCGCCAGCGCGGTGCCCGCCGACAGCTTCTACGCCTGGCAGCCGCCGGCCGATGCCGCGCCCGGGTTCGAGGACCTGCAGTTCTCGCGCGATCAGATCGCTGCCGGCGATGTGGCCGCGCCTGCAACGGCGTCGGAACCGGCGACTGCGACCGAGGCGGCATCCGCTGCGCCGACCAGCGCGCCGCCACCGCTGCCGGCCAGCGCCTGGTCGCTGGTGGACGACGACGCGCCGCTGGTGGTGCAGGCGCGTGCGCCGCTGAGCCAGATGCAGATTTCCACCGAAGGCCTGTCGCTGGTCGCGCTGGAGTCCGAGGAGGAGTCCAGCATCGACAATGCCGCCGCCGCTGCAGTCACGGTCGCGCAGGGCGCGGTGCTGGTGATGGCCGGTATCGGCGGTCCCGATGCCATCCGTCGCCTGCTCGCCGCATTGCCGGCGGGCTTCCCGCAGCCGCTGCTGGTGCAACTGCGCCTGGACGGCGGCCGCTACGGCAACCTGGTCAAGCAGATCGCGCGCGTGTCCGCGTTGCCGGTGCTGCTGGCCGAAGCCGGCCAGGCGGTCGGCGTCGGCAACGTCTACATCCTGCCCGACGATGTCGGCGTGCGCAGCGGCGACACCGCCGGCCTGCGTTTCGTCGCCCAGCAGGCCGGCGCCTCGGTAGTCGGCGGCTTGCCCGCCGCGCACAGTGCCGTGCTGCTGCTCAGCGGCAGCGACCCGCAGCAGGTCGAAGACGTGCTGGCACTCGCCACACAAGGCGCCTGGGTCGCCGGCCAGACCGGCGACGGCTGCTACGACCCGGCCGCCGCCGCGCAGCTGATTGGCCGCGGCCACCCCAGCGGCGACCCGGTGCAGCTGGCGCAGGCCCTGTCCGCGCGGTGGGGCGGCTGAGCCGCCGCCCGCGCGTTTTTCCCGGTTCCAGGACGACGTAATCCATGAGCAGCTACGCCAGCAACGACGAAATCCGCGGTGTCCTGATCCAGGCCGGCAGCGAGCGGGCCCTGCTGCCCAACGCCACCGTCGCCGAAGTGATGTCGCGCGTGCCGGTCGAACCGCTGCCCGACGCCCCGCACTGGCTGCTCGGCCAGATCGCCTGGTACGGCTGGAACGTCCCGCTGCTCTCGTTCGCCCGCCTGACCGGCCTGGGCAGCGAAACCGTCGCCTCCAACAACAAGATCGTCGTGCTTAAGGCGCTGGGCGGCAACCCCGACTTGCCGTACTTCGCCCTGATCACCCAATCCTTCCCGCAACTGATCTCGGTCCCGCGCGACGGCCTGCTTGCCGACGCCTCCGAAGAAACGTTGCCCGCTGGCGTGCATATGCGCGTGTTGCTGGGCGAGCAGAGTGCGTTGTTGCCGGATATGGAGGCGATCGAAAGGATGATTGGGGAGCGGTTTTCGGCGGATGTTTAGTGCGGGAAATGGAGTTTTTGATCATTTGATCGTTCATCCGTTGACTAGGTTATTTAAACAATAGTTGCGACATTGGTTTTGCCTTTTTCTTGTTGCATGCGGCTTGCGAAGCGCAATTCACTTAACCGGCGTTTTATTTTTAAATTCGATCGGGCATTTGTTTCTTCGAGTGCTAATTTTATTTTAATGGAGTGGTGGGTGAGCAAATGAATTTGCGTGTATGGGTGGTGTTTTTTTTAAATTTTCCTTGCTGGAGTTATGCTCAGTCTCCTCAATCTCAATATTGTTTTAAAGGTCAATGTTTCTCGACATTGAATGAGGCTGAGTCTGTAATGCGCGCATCTGCATCTCCTTATGGTAAATACATCCGGCGTTCGAATGTAATTCAGGCTGGTGATGCTGGTAAATTATCGCTGAAAATTGAATATGAGATTCCAGATCAGGCCCCTCAGGAGATTATAGAGCCTTATTATGGGACGGGGCTGGATGCTGAGAGTTGCCCCATCGGAGATAGCTGGAAGGCTGGTGAGATCAAGAATGAAACATGTCACTCCGAATCGCTGGTGATGCAAGCTGCACTGAATCACATGAGTTCAGTGACTGGATGTAGTTATTTTGATGGAGAGTTGCGGGGTAGTTATTACCTGTATGGAAGTAAGGATAATAGAAACGGCCGCATTGAGGGTGGGGATAATGCAGGTGTGCTTGATTATGCGGGCTCAAGGGTAATTTATTATAAAAATCGCTGTCCTAATTGGACGGAGGCTTCTACCGCGTCCTTTCCGATACAGAAGTATCAAGTCTATTATTGCCCGGATGGTTTCATTGCCGCCAATGCAAGTGGTGCAAATATCACAATGCCCTACCTTTGCAAGGTGAAAAATTCGTTGTCTCTTTCCGTTGAGGTAAAGAATCCTGATCAAACCCCATCCTGTGCCGTCAACAGTAATCCTTGCTTCCCGGCAACTGGCGAAAAAGCGCGGTTTGAAGAAGATTTTTATTTTGCAGGGCGCCCCTATATTCGCAGCTATCATTCTAAAGGTCTGGTGCAGTCAGGCGATTGGGGTGGTACTGGGTGGATGCATAGCTATAGTGATAGCTTGTCCACAGTGGCTGGAATGGCGTTAATTTCAGAAGATGGTTATATTAAAAAATTTTTGCAAACCGGTGCCGACTATAGAGGCCAGAAAAATTACGGCGACCTGATTCGGAAGAATGGTAGCGGCTATGTGCTTATGCGAAAGGATGGAATGAGGCGATTCTATGGGGAGGATGGTAAATTAACGGCTGTTATTGTTGGTAGCCCTGCAACCAGCATAACGTTGACATATGTAGGGTCTCTTATCGATCGTGTAACTGACGGGTTGGGGCGCTCGTTGCGCTATTCATACGCGGAAGGTAAGTTGGCTCGCATTGATTTGCCAGATGGCAAGGCTGTTGATTACGCTTATGACACCCAAGGAAACCTTGTGAGCGTACACCGTTCGGATGGCTCTGTTCGTCGGTACGTGTATAACGAATCGGACTCGGCGCCAAGCGGAAGCAGTAATTTGATGACCGGAATTGAGGACGATGGCGTCCGCTATGCAACTTTCAAATACGATAAATCGTGGCGCCCAATTTTGAGTACATTGCATGCCGGCGACCAATCGGTCGAGATGGTGACTATAGACTACATTGGGGATACTTCTGCTCACGTAAATGATGTTAATGGTGCTGAACATCAATATCAGTGGAGTGCCGGCCCTTTCAAAGATATTACGTCCGATGTTGTGGTCGGTGGAGGCTATCAGAGAATTTTTGATTCCAATGGTCGTTTGTTGAAAATGATTGATGGAAAAGGGTATGAGGTTCGGTTCACTTATCAGGATGATATTTCCGGCGGCCAGGTTTCGACGAGAGAAAATTCAAGCGTCGTGAGAAATGAGGTTTATGATGTAAATAATTTGCCTGGTGAAATTTCTGTCTTTTCCGGTGTTGGTGAGGTTTTAGCATTAACGCGGTTTTCTTACGATGCGAATGGTAGGATGTCTTTTCGATGCATTTATGATGATGGTGGTAGCGCGTATGCTTGTGGTAGCCAATCCGTTGCCCCGATTGGGATAAGACAGTGGCGATTTGTGCGCTGTGGTGATGCTGAGTCGTCCTGTCCTTTGTCAGGGCTGCTGCTTTCTATTAAAGGGCCACGGACTGAGGCTTCGGACGTTGTCACATTCAGCTATTACGCAGGCGATAATGTGGACTGTCAGGCAGATGCCTCCCTCTGCCGTTACCGCAAAGGCGACCTCTGGAAAGTCACCAACGCTCTGGGCCAGGTGACCGAATACCTGTCCTACGACGGCGCCGGCCGCGTGCTGTCGGTGAAGGACGCCAACGGCACCATCACCGACTACACCTATCACCCGCGCGGCTGGCTGACCGCCAGCAAGGTCCGCGGCGCTGACGACACCAGCGAGAACGACGACCGCATCACCCTGATCGACTACTGGCCGACTGGGCTGGTCAAGCAGGTGACCCAGCCCGATGGCGCGTTCACCGCCTTCACCTACGACGCGGCGCATCGCCTGACCGATATTGCCGACAACGCCGGCAACACGCTGCACTACACGCTGGACAACGCCGGCAACCGGGTCAAGGAGGACACCAAGGACGCGGCGGGCACGCTCAAGCGCACGCTGTCGCGGGTCTACAACCAGCTCGGCCAGCTGGCCACGCAGGCCACCGCCAGCGGCGACCCGACCGACTTCGGCTACGACGCCAACGGCAACACCACGGCGGTCACCGACGCGCTCGGGCACAAGACCCAGAACGATTACGACCCGCTCAACCGCCTGGCGCGCACGCTGCAGGACGTGGGCGGCATCGCGGCCGAGACCAAGTTCGGCTACGACGCGCTGGACAACCTGACCAAGGTCACCGATCCCAAGGGCCTGGACATCACCTACGCCTACAACGGCCTGGGCGACCTGACCAAGCTCACCAGCCCGGACACCGGCGTCACCACGTACGCCTACGACAGCGCCGGCAACCGCGCCACACAGACCGATGCGCGCAACATCAAGACCACCTACAGCTACGACGCGCTGAACCGCCTGACCAAGGTGGCCTATCCGACCAGCAGCCTCAACGTCAGCTACACCTACGACGTCAGCCAGACCACGTGCGCCAGCGGCGAGACCTACGCCGTCGGCCGCCTGGCCCGGATGCAGGACGGCAGCGGCAGCACCGACTACTGCTACGACCGCTTCGGCGACCTGGTGCGCAAGGTGCAGACCACCAACGGCAAAGTGTTCGTGCTGCGTTATGCCTATACCAAGGCTGGCCAGCTCAGCAGGTTGACCTATCCCGACGGCGCGGCGGTGGACTACGTCCGCAACGCCCAGGGCCAGACCACGGAAGTGGGCGTCACCCCGGCGGGCGGCACCCGGCAGGTGCTGCTGGGCAACGCCACTTACTACCCGTTCGGCCCGGTGGCCAACTGGTCCTACGGCAATGGCCGCCCGATGCAGCGCGTGCTGGATCAGGACTACCGTCCGCTGGCCATCAACGACACCCGCACTGATGGCCTGAGCACCGGCTTTGCCTTCGACCCGGCCGGCAACCTCAGCGTCCTGACCGCCGCCGGCAACACGGCCCCGGTGGTTAGCCTGGACTACGACGCCCTGGGCCGGCTGACCGCGTTCAAGGACGGCCCGACCGGCACGGTGATCGACGGCTACAGCTACGACGCCACCGGCAACCGGCTCAGTGCCAAGGTCAACACCGTCACGCAGAGCTACACCTACCCAACCACCAACCACCGCCTGAGCGCGGTGGCCGGCACCGCCCGCACCTACGACGCGATCGGCAACACGCTGTCCATCGGCGGCACGGCACAGGAGTTCGCCTACGACGCCACGGGCCGGATGAGCCAGGCCAAGCGCGCGGGCACAGTGGTGATGAAGTACGGCTACAACGGCCGCGGCGAGCAGGTGCGGCGGGTGGACAAGACCAACACCTACACGCTGTACGACGAGAGCGGGCATTGGTTGGGCAACTACGATGCCAACGGCGCCACGCTGCAGCAGGCGATCTGGCTGGACGACCTGCCGGTCGGCGTGCTGGCTAAGAACAGCGTTCGCTACGTGCAGCCGGACCACCTGGGCACGCCGCGTGCCGTGATCGACCCGGTCCGCGACGTAGCGATCTGGACCTGGGACCTGAAGGGCGAAGCCTTCGGCAACACCCCACCCGACCAGGACCCGGACAAGGACGGCACCGCGTTCGTGTTCGACATGCGCTTCCCGGGGCAGCGCTACGATGCGGCGACGGGGCTCAACCAGAACTATTTCCGGGACTACGACCCCGCCACTGGGCGTTATGGGCAGAGTGATCCGATTGGGTTGAATGGCGGCCTAAATACCTATGGATACTCTTTGCAGGCTCCTGTGGATCATAGCGATGCTTGGGGCTTGGCAACATGGAAAGGAAATAGCTACGGTGTAGGTGGAGGTGCGGGCCGGTATGGCGGTTTCATTGATTTTTATCAGCTTACTTCACCATGCCCCGATGGAGGTCTTGCGTATGTATACATCATGGCTTTGGGAGGGGCTGGTGGTGTCGGTTATCCAGTATCTATGACTGGATCATCTGTGGAACTTTCGGACGCCAATGGGGTGCCTGATCCAAATGTTTTTAATGGCCCGTATGCTAAGTTTTCGGTGGGTTCGGTGTCTTTTGGTCCCGGCTACCAGCTTTACCAGAGAATTACGATAGGCGGAGCTTGGATGTCACTCGATACAGGTGCCAAAGGCTCGGGTTGGCATCAATCTCAAGGAGGCTTTGATGGTTCGCTTTATTCTGTTGGGGTCGGAAAAGCCATTGTTCTAGAAAAAAAGGAATGCAATAAGTGTGGGGGTAAGTGATGAAGGGTGTTTATATTGTGCTTATGCTATTTTTTGTTTTTTGCTTGATGATTGGTGGAGGGATGCGCTGGATTGCCTATATAAATTTCCCCAGAAGGAAACCTTTTCGTTCTGTGGGCGATAGGTGGGGGTTTTGGTTGTCTGTATGTGGTGTAGTAGGCATGGTTGTACTAACGATTGCGTACGAAAAATTCAGCAAAAACATGTAGCTTTGGATGATTTCGTCGGGTTGAAATGATTGGATATACCACTGGGTTATTTGGTTCGCAGTAGCTATAGATGTATTTGATCCACCGTCTGGCTCGTCATGGGCCATTCGATGAGGCATCA includes these proteins:
- a CDS encoding Hpt domain-containing protein; the encoded protein is MSALRDAMSHAALGWVKPELDETLRQVRGEIEYFVEDPADTSRMRFCAGYLHQVQGTLRMVELYAPAMVAEELELLAIAVQNGQVPDRDEACATLMRGTVLLPDYLERLQDGHRDIPIVLLPLLNEIRASRGEPGLSEGALFALSPDASAATEAELDHARGSLSGRNRELLDTVGTAIKEELLRVKDALDLHLRTGGGVAALQTQVDELGSVADTLGVMGLGVARGVVVQQRDALRSIVEGERQADEGLLLDIAGALLYVDASLDDQVAYLGASAGIHDDASAAEARRTVEVLAHEAIANFAAAREHFVAFIETNWEHERLGDVPRLLGEVAGALRMLELPQPADYLEGVRRYVATELIGKRRVPSGRQLDTLADAMASLEYYLEALRERRPGREEILDITRTSLETLRYWPLPSEAPAPQGVVPQGVVPQGADAPLLAPVAEPGIASADAAADVPGAASAPPPVPSWELAPLADEPIAEAPIVASTPPPLPGESPQAPQWTLHDAAEAAANAGAAARIDADAEPTAAAAGSAGNDDASVVVSAPISFDPVAAEQEDWSAVAEPLQISTDTLALEGDALRWHSADASPDQAIAHADAAPASDEAAPASYGFDPVAAEYAELESAAGHDDPALVIVDTPAAAPSDNAHADVLVIELEDAPTFAETTSDEVHTIVWNDAPATLADDDSDVAAEHRTPTIDLSSSDTAFAPEADSGKAPPAHAGAAEHADAEQSPFVDLTWPEPTPEPEAPAPGVHKASIQPIELDAASAAFLAELDAAAAQFDVAALAAPESAGATEATADHAQAPTEAVAAAEAPAPVAIDGGFVDDGGEIDADIREVFLEEFDEELVNLGILLPAWRAAPNHLESLRPIRRVFHTLKGSGRLVGARVLGEFSWKIEGMLNRVLDGSRAASPAVVTMVELAYEVLPQLNAALRGHGAIHADLDAIQAVADRIAAGEDAYYFAAAPAPAVAAPRAGTPASVDSVLREILEAEVGTHLETVRDWLQHAPQPATEALLRAVHTMSGAFAMTDVPEITEVTGPAESYVKRLLASAVVPSAHGVRALDEAAHAIAATIEELQAPSPVIPPFTELAQRLQALVATLPEVQWPSVAHGEDDEDAPQPHADTGLDAPLLQAVELTSADDLSAYLGDARHLEAAGTDADHAAAEPVAESADVDVDESVAQAIDALPTFDDAHSHAPSEESADGTASPAPALDEHGASSSQEDGIAVSGIAQDAEAAGESSVVAAVPADSDSEPAALDADEQALLAQDGKLDELTVDAPLAEQRVPADSELPPPVEAAVETQEQDVAAVDGAPHDETHHGQRQEDSHRGAHDQAEHPEGELVAGEHDQSEHDQQRDPQGYAFNAEPLRPSTHWHGSEPVSANDDAEPLPVADDAAHSDTAAHAHDDVETAARSQHDAVDQDVDGHPAQAGIETHPADAEANDAHDRASTSHDEDAAHAASELADTDAEAALGATTDAEAAHSTATADAPASDAGYEGDASFDAVPVEASYAHEARAEEQHSTDQEHAPASDAGHEGDAGVDATPVEAAYAHQAHVDATQATDSADAAPDHAEHAGDPGGVADTQAEPAYAEAAEPIETETETGDEHHPPAAASDEPAFAEPTRHDTASAESIDLAAVDLGPLDFADLDRELVDIFVEEGKDLLDHCDRLIAELRAAPQDRDALAGLQRDLHTLKGGARMAGVNPIGDLGHGIESLLEAVAANRTELDRSDVQLLERGFDRLHQLLTLTGTHRAVAMPLDLIGRFDVRTHGRSLPLANDGIDAAVDAAAETATDADVAAMIQAAVDPAAVPAPAPAPLSAPLPVDGMLDEESMIARPMQEQVRVRADLLDRLVNHAGEVAIYRSRLEQQLGAFRGAMSELDRTNARLRDQLRRLDLETEAQIVARYQREQDQSEQSFDPLELDRFSTLQQLSRALNESAADLGGLQGVLDDLARQYDGLLQQQSRVSSELQDGLMRARMVPFDGLVPRLRRVVRQAASETGKQVHLTLEGTHGELDRNVLDRMIAPLEHMLRNSVAHGLETPEQRRAAGKAEEGSIAIRLRREGSEIVLEVADDGAGLNRDAIRHRAEQRGLIAIGAALSDEELDSLIFAPGFSTYDQVSQLAGRGVGMDVVRNEVRQLGGSVDIHSVWGQGVTFTLRLPQTLAVTQAVFVQIGETTFAVPVASVSGIGRISRERFEAANGGYHYSGEEFALHDLGSLVGQAPARAEGQAQVPLLLVRAGDLRAAVAIDQVLGNREIVVKPVGLQIASVPGIYGATITGDGRVVVILDVAPLVRRYLAQPARPVLEATPAAQRRVPLVMVVDDSLTMRKVTGRVLERHNFDVIAARDGVEALERLEERVPDLMLLDIEMPRMDGYELATAMRADPRYASVPIVMITSRSGEKHRQRAFEIGVQRYLGKPYQELDLMRNVYDLLGIARVRE
- a CDS encoding chemotaxis protein, with translation MFANDGEGGGTPVALLARPGRARERLREALHQVGAAIVLEDDPGAIDAQTLADAAPDAVLIALEPAIEDALERLDAALDLPGVTVIFDEAELAARREGWEAQRWARHLAAKLQGHQDVLPPGRETDVGLQPEPGLPATPAQLHEGAPIGFHVEEAASFASAVPADSFYAWQPPADAAPGFEDLQFSRDQIAAGDVAAPATASEPATATEAASAAPTSAPPPLPASAWSLVDDDAPLVVQARAPLSQMQISTEGLSLVALESEEESSIDNAAAAAVTVAQGAVLVMAGIGGPDAIRRLLAALPAGFPQPLLVQLRLDGGRYGNLVKQIARVSALPVLLAEAGQAVGVGNVYILPDDVGVRSGDTAGLRFVAQQAGASVVGGLPAAHSAVLLLSGSDPQQVEDVLALATQGAWVAGQTGDGCYDPAAAAQLIGRGHPSGDPVQLAQALSARWGG
- a CDS encoding chemotaxis protein CheW encodes the protein MSSYASNDEIRGVLIQAGSERALLPNATVAEVMSRVPVEPLPDAPHWLLGQIAWYGWNVPLLSFARLTGLGSETVASNNKIVVLKALGGNPDLPYFALITQSFPQLISVPRDGLLADASEETLPAGVHMRVLLGEQSALLPDMEAIERMIGERFSADV